In Geobacillus kaustophilus, a genomic segment contains:
- a CDS encoding extracellular solute-binding protein, with protein MNQRKWFKLAALLMAAAVIGTGCQGQTEKEQGQKKGGSTVQIDFWAAPNPTQQAFWKKMADRYMEEHQNVKIKVSPMPESPSSEAGIQSAIAAGNAPVISENISRGFAAQLADSRAIVPLDQIEGFDDVIAKRQMKSTISTWKFADGHQYVLPIYSNAMLFGWRIDILKELGYNAPPKTYSEVIEVGKKLKEKYPNKFLWARADLAKPTWWARWFDFFMIYNAASNGMHFIDGNKLSADRDAGVKTLQFFADLSKNKLVLMKETKDPFESGTSVMSDLGPWAFPYWAEKFPEMKFNEKYVLSMPPVPDGMDPSQAKTFADTKGLVIYASATKEQQQAAFDFVKWVYSDPQNDLEWLKETNLPPARDDLSTNEAFVSYFEQNPQLKLYAENIPNAIPPMDNAKMVEIQELIGKEALNPVVKGEKTPDKAWEDMEKAINGVLK; from the coding sequence ATGAACCAGCGCAAGTGGTTCAAGCTGGCTGCGTTGTTGATGGCTGCCGCGGTGATTGGAACAGGTTGTCAAGGACAGACGGAGAAGGAACAAGGGCAGAAGAAGGGAGGATCGACCGTACAAATTGATTTTTGGGCGGCGCCGAACCCGACGCAGCAAGCATTCTGGAAGAAGATGGCGGACCGCTATATGGAAGAGCATCAAAACGTGAAAATCAAAGTATCGCCGATGCCGGAAAGCCCTTCTTCGGAGGCGGGAATTCAGTCGGCGATTGCGGCGGGAAACGCGCCGGTCATTTCGGAAAACATCTCCCGCGGGTTTGCCGCGCAGCTGGCGGACAGCCGGGCGATTGTGCCGCTCGACCAAATTGAAGGGTTTGATGATGTAATCGCCAAGCGGCAAATGAAGAGCACGATTTCAACATGGAAATTTGCCGATGGCCATCAATATGTGCTGCCGATTTACTCAAACGCTATGCTGTTTGGGTGGCGAATCGATATTCTGAAAGAATTGGGATATAACGCTCCGCCGAAGACGTACAGCGAAGTCATTGAAGTCGGCAAAAAGCTGAAAGAAAAATATCCGAACAAGTTTCTATGGGCGAGAGCCGACTTGGCCAAGCCGACGTGGTGGGCGAGATGGTTTGACTTCTTTATGATTTACAATGCGGCGTCGAATGGGATGCATTTCATCGATGGGAACAAGTTGAGTGCGGATCGTGACGCAGGGGTGAAGACGCTCCAGTTTTTCGCTGATTTAAGCAAAAACAAGCTCGTGTTGATGAAAGAGACGAAAGACCCGTTTGAAAGCGGTACATCCGTGATGTCCGATTTAGGGCCGTGGGCGTTCCCGTATTGGGCCGAGAAGTTTCCGGAAATGAAGTTTAACGAGAAATACGTTTTGTCGATGCCGCCTGTGCCTGATGGCATGGACCCGTCGCAGGCGAAAACGTTCGCCGATACAAAAGGGCTGGTCATTTACGCTTCGGCCACGAAAGAGCAGCAACAAGCCGCGTTTGATTTTGTCAAATGGGTGTATTCTGACCCGCAAAACGATTTGGAATGGCTGAAGGAAACGAATTTGCCGCCGGCGCGGGACGACTTGTCGACGAACGAGGCGTTTGTCTCCTATTTTGAACAAAATCCGCAGCTGAAACTGTATGCGGAAAACATTCCGAACGCCATACCGCCGATGGACAACGCGAAAATGGTTGAGATTCAAGAGCTGATCGGCAAAGAGGCGTTGAATCCGGTTGTAAAAGGAGAGAAAACCCCAGACAAAGCGTGGGAGGACATGGAAAAGGCGATTAACGGGGTGTTAAAATAA
- a CDS encoding substrate-binding domain-containing protein, producing the protein MKKRVTMQDIADRLNISKNSVSQALRGKEGVSEETRELVKRVAKEMGYEYPASRAKSRGKPPKQIALIASDRTFSLKFFGEIYLSIEQEALSRGMKLHIQSVNKEQKEQLLLPSFIEEKQVDGVIVLSHISTEYIQQIIATGIPTVLVDHHHPNIPADAVLTNNRFGAYAAVQHLLELNHTDIAFVGDINYSPSYQERYEGYLLALKDYGVKPNEEWMFRHAQEDETAIASYIRGLKHQPTAWFCVNDGLGFFVTTALQQYGLKVPDDVSVCSFDNGQLSQIATPKITTVDIDLKRYGKRAVELLLWRWDNPNEPFQEVLLSTKLIKRESTAAKQKR; encoded by the coding sequence ATGAAAAAACGCGTCACCATGCAAGACATCGCCGATCGATTGAACATTTCCAAAAACTCGGTCTCTCAAGCGCTGCGCGGCAAAGAAGGGGTCAGTGAGGAAACGAGGGAACTTGTGAAGCGCGTGGCCAAAGAAATGGGGTATGAATATCCCGCCTCCCGCGCGAAATCGCGCGGCAAACCGCCGAAACAAATCGCGCTCATCGCCTCCGACCGCACGTTTTCATTGAAATTTTTCGGCGAAATTTATTTAAGCATTGAACAGGAAGCACTGTCACGCGGCATGAAGCTGCACATCCAATCGGTGAACAAAGAGCAAAAAGAACAGCTTCTTTTGCCTTCGTTCATCGAGGAAAAACAAGTCGACGGGGTGATCGTCCTTTCCCATATCAGCACCGAGTACATTCAACAAATCATCGCCACGGGCATCCCGACCGTCCTTGTCGACCATCACCACCCGAACATTCCAGCCGATGCGGTGCTGACGAACAATCGGTTCGGAGCGTATGCCGCCGTCCAGCATCTTCTCGAGCTGAACCATACCGACATCGCGTTTGTCGGCGACATCAACTACTCGCCGAGCTATCAAGAACGGTATGAAGGGTACTTATTGGCGTTGAAAGACTATGGGGTGAAACCGAACGAGGAGTGGATGTTCCGCCACGCGCAAGAGGACGAGACCGCCATCGCGAGCTACATCCGCGGACTGAAACATCAGCCGACCGCCTGGTTTTGCGTCAACGACGGACTTGGCTTTTTCGTCACCACCGCCCTGCAACAATACGGACTAAAAGTGCCCGATGACGTTTCCGTCTGCAGTTTTGACAACGGCCAGCTGTCGCAAATCGCGACGCCGAAAATCACGACTGTTGACATCGACCTGAAGCGCTACGGCAAACGAGCAGTGGAGCTTTTGCTCTGGCGTTGGGACAACCCGAATGAACCATTTCAAGAAGTGTTATTGTCCACAAAACTAATCAAGCGGGAATCAACAGCAGCGAAACAGAAGCGCTAG
- a CDS encoding DMT family transporter, translating to MRKSSIYALLVAIMVAWGLNVTALKILVEHFSPVALTALRILTAGLVVLLFLWGIGKLQKVGWKEAKQIGLAALFSVVAHHFFLAVGLTKTTAVNAGLVLGLVPLVTALLAIVFLGQRPTLFRLLGIALGFFGVVFVVANGDGGLGHLSIGDVYVFLAVLAQGISFIMIKKATVEARVMTGWMLVFGSLWLFVLSLVLEPSGLSSLKEGTPPLWLIFLASAVVATALGHMFYNHAVQHLGPAESAVFINLNPLFSLLGAHWLLGEPISWMQLAGFLFIVVGVMFGSGGMDDMSARFRRAKAVGGGRKAGMW from the coding sequence ATGCGGAAATCATCCATTTATGCGCTGCTGGTCGCCATCATGGTTGCTTGGGGATTGAACGTGACGGCGTTAAAAATTCTTGTAGAGCATTTTTCGCCCGTCGCGTTGACGGCGCTGCGCATTCTAACGGCCGGGTTGGTCGTGCTTTTGTTTTTATGGGGGATCGGCAAGCTTCAAAAAGTCGGTTGGAAGGAGGCGAAACAGATCGGCTTGGCCGCTTTGTTTAGCGTCGTCGCCCACCACTTTTTCCTTGCCGTTGGGTTGACGAAGACAACGGCGGTGAATGCGGGTCTTGTGTTAGGGCTTGTGCCGCTTGTGACGGCGCTGTTGGCGATTGTGTTTTTGGGCCAGCGGCCGACGTTGTTTCGTTTGCTTGGCATCGCGCTCGGGTTTTTTGGCGTCGTGTTTGTCGTCGCAAACGGCGACGGCGGCCTCGGCCATTTGTCCATCGGGGATGTGTATGTCTTTTTAGCCGTCTTGGCGCAAGGGATCAGCTTCATTATGATCAAAAAGGCGACGGTCGAGGCGCGGGTGATGACCGGGTGGATGCTCGTCTTCGGGTCGCTTTGGCTGTTTGTCTTAAGCCTCGTCCTCGAGCCGAGCGGCCTATCGAGTTTGAAAGAGGGCACGCCGCCACTTTGGCTCATTTTCCTTGCTTCGGCGGTCGTGGCGACGGCGCTTGGCCATATGTTTTACAACCATGCTGTGCAGCACCTCGGCCCCGCCGAGTCAGCGGTGTTCATTAATTTGAATCCGCTCTTTTCGCTTCTTGGGGCGCATTGGCTGCTTGGCGAGCCGATTTCATGGATGCAGCTGGCTGGATTTCTGTTCATCGTCGTTGGTGTGATGTTTGGCAGCGGGGGGATGGATGACATGAGCGCCCGCTTCCGCCGGGCGAAGGCGGTGGGGGGCGGAAGAAAGGCGGGGATGTGGTAA